From one Acidibrevibacterium fodinaquatile genomic stretch:
- a CDS encoding IS630 family transposase (programmed frameshift), translating to MAWRNGQAYSTDLRLRVLSASGSARETAERFGVSVSYVVKARQRRDRAAEMTARPQRCRMQRQLAGLHDAIAAHVRERPDATLNELRAWLREAHGTTASMGLMWNTLARLGLTLKKTLHAAEQARADVAEARRQWRDLQRRLSPDRLVFLDETWTKTNMTRLRGRAPRGQRLVAAVPHGHWKTSTFLAGLRHDRIVAPLVLDGAINGRSFRAYIEQFLAPTLAPGDVVVADNLGSHKVSGVREAIEARGASLLFLPPYSPDLNPIEQVFAKLKHLVRSAAPRQHDTLWQTIGNCLAHFAPNECRNYLAAAGYRRSP from the exons ATGGCGTGGCGGAACGGGCAGGCGTACTCGACGGACCTACGGCTGCGGGTGTTATCGGCCTCTGGCAGCGCGCGTGAGACGGCCGAGCGCTTCGGCGTCAGCGTGTCCTACGTGGTGAAGGCGCGGCAGCGGCGTGATCGAGCTGCCGAGATGACGGCGCGGCCGCAACGCTGCCGGATGCAGCGACAACTCGCCGGGCTGCACGACGCCATCGCTGCCCATGTTCGTGAGCGCCCTGACGCGACGCTCAACGAGCTACGGGCGTGGTTGCGCGAGGCACATGGGACGACGGCGAGCATGGGCCTGATGTGGAACACCCTCGCCCGGCTCGGGCTGACGCTG AAAAAGACGCTCCATGCTGCCGAGCAAGCCCGCGCCGATGTCGCCGAAGCCCGCCGACAGTGGCGTGACCTGCAGCGACGGCTGAGCCCGGATCGGCTGGTCTTTCTCGACGAAACCTGGACCAAGACGAACATGACCCGGCTGCGCGGCCGCGCCCCGCGCGGTCAGCGCTTGGTGGCCGCGGTACCGCACGGCCATTGGAAGACCAGCACCTTCCTCGCCGGCCTGCGTCACGATCGGATCGTCGCCCCGTTGGTGCTCGACGGTGCGATCAACGGCCGCAGCTTCCGCGCCTACATCGAGCAGTTCCTCGCACCAACGCTCGCGCCCGGTGACGTCGTCGTCGCCGACAATCTCGGCAGTCACAAGGTCAGCGGTGTCCGCGAGGCGATCGAGGCGCGTGGCGCCAGCCTGCTCTTCCTGCCGCCTTACAGCCCCGACCTGAACCCCATCGAGCAGGTGTTCGCCAAACTCAAGCACCTCGTCCGAAGCGCCGCGCCGCGTCAGCACGACACCCTCTGGCAAACCATCGGCAACTGCCTCGCCCACTTCGCCCCAAACGAGTGCCGTAACTATCTCGCCGCCGCAGGCTACAGACGGTCACCGTGA
- a CDS encoding MerR family transcriptional regulator, translated as MSGAVYAIGDLARQTGTKVETIRWYERDGIMPAPVRTAGGHRLYTRTHLDRLAFIRHARELGFPLEDVRALLERFHGDLNRGWGFRRGAIL; from the coding sequence CTATGCGATCGGCGATCTGGCTCGGCAGACCGGCACGAAGGTCGAGACGATCCGCTGGTACGAGCGCGACGGGATCATGCCCGCACCCGTGCGGACGGCAGGTGGGCATCGCCTCTATACCCGGACCCATCTCGACCGCCTCGCCTTCATCCGCCACGCCCGCGAACTTGGCTTTCCGCTGGAGGATGTGCGGGCGCTGCTAGAGCGGTTTCATGGTGACCTGAATCGCGGCTGGGGGTTCCGGCGCGGGGCTATTCTGTGA